The following DNA comes from Blastocatellia bacterium.
GCGAATAGCCTGAGACGGGCGCGGCGCTTTAGTGTGACCTGGCCGGTGGTCGTGAGCGGGGTTGACCGGAATGGCAGGGGGTTTCAGGAATTCTCTTACCTGAAGAATCTCAGTCCAACGGGAGCCTGTTTAGGATTGGCGAGGGCGCTTACCCTAGGCGACGCAATTGAAATGGATGTGCGCACCCCATTGAGCCGAAAGCAATGGCTGCGATATTTCGGGAAGATCGTTCGCATCGAACAACCTGGAGGACCGCAAGCCATCGGCGTAAGCTTCGAGTCGGTCAAACCGACTTTCGTTCCTGCTATCGCCGTCTTGCGTTTGCGTCAAAACAAAGCCCGAAGCTGTGCGGTCCATTGAGGATATTGGGCCGTGTTCTACAGGGTGGGAACCGATCAGGCACACGACTTCCGTCGCAATTGCATATCCAGAATCCGCTGCTTTAACTGCTTGAGCATCTCTTCCCGCTCCTCTTTTGAGGTGCAGAAACGTAGTTGTTCCACCATTTGATCAATCTCTGTCGCTGCAGCCCGCC
Coding sequences within:
- a CDS encoding PilZ domain-containing protein, translating into MDDKVVGLTVHLVSNGRKLTEIASIIQASRNICSFFLFTRKKVATVMQMTEQAKNRNPKLALQANSLRRARRFSVTWPVVVSGVDRNGRGFQEFSYLKNLSPTGACLGLARALTLGDAIEMDVRTPLSRKQWLRYFGKIVRIEQPGGPQAIGVSFESVKPTFVPAIAVLRLRQNKARSCAVH